GGGGGACAAACTGCTGTGCGATCCGAGCTTCACACCGGTTTGGGATGAGCTCGATCGCTCCGGCCTGCCGCTCTGCGTCCATATGGGCATGAGCTATCCACCCTTCGCCGAAGTGTGCAACGGCTTGCTCGACGCTCATGGCATCGGCATGAGTTTGCCGGCGATGATGGCGTTTGTCGCCATCGTCGGCCACGGCATGCTCGACCGCTATAATAATTTGAAAATCGCTTTTCTCGAATTCGGCGCCGAATGGATGCTCTACATGGTGCCGCGTCTCGATCACTACTTGCCCATCGACCGCGGCCAGATGCCGATCAAAACCGAAGTGCCGCTGAAATCGATCGAAGAGTACGCCAAATCAGGAAGAATTTTCCTCGCCGGCGAAGCCGACGACAAACTGCTGCCGCAGGAAATTGCCTTACTCGGCGAAGATCAGATTCTCTATTCTTCCGACTTGCCGCACGGCGAAGGCCGGCACAATGCCGCGAAAGAAATTCTCGCGCGCCAAGATATTACTGAAATCCAAAAGCGCAAAATTCTTTACGACAACGCGGTCAAGTTTTTCGGTGAGCCGTGAACCGCGGCCAACGACTGTTGACAAGTCAGCCGCATTCCCAAGCATGGAGTGCTACGAAGGAACCGTCATGATTACCATAGGGATCAAACAAGCCAAGAGTCATCTCGCCGAGTATCTACTCAAGGTGAGAGCGGGAGAGCGTGTCGTGATTACCGAGCGCGGCAAGCCGATCGCCGAAATCACCAAACCTCGCGGGACCGGTAACGAACGGCTTGACGCGATGGTACGCGACGGGGAAGCCTTCTGGAGTGGTGGAAAGCCGAAAGGATCAAAAAAACGCGTCAAAATTAAGGGGCGCCCCATTTCAGAGACTGTTATCGAGGATCGTCGGTGAAACTTTATTTGGATACCAGCGCACTTTTAAAGCTTTACGTAGAGGAAGACGACTCGAATTTTGTTGAAGGTGCCGTCCAAGATGCCGAAACCACCGCCACCTCGATAGTTACCTACGTCGAAGCACGGGCGGCTTTTTCAAGGCGGCGGCGTGACGGGAGCCTCACCCTGGCTGATTATCATCGAGTCGTACTAGAATTGGATCGCGAATGGGAACGATACTTTGTTATTCCCGTAACTGACTCTCTGGTCAAAAGCGCAGGAAGACTTGCTGAGACTCACGCTCCACGCGGTTACGATGCGATTCATCTCGCGTCCGCGGATTTCTTTCAGGAGAAAATTCGGGAGCCGGCTACTTTTGGCTGCTGGGATTCCCGTCTCGAAACGGCGGCGCGACGACAGGGACTTCAGCTTCTTCGGTCGCAGATGCAGTAACTTGGCCGTACTCTCCAAACTCAATTCGGCAATCTTGATTCTCGGAGCTATGAGTTCGCAATTAGTTACAAAATAAGTCCTACCCGGGCAATCGATCGCCAGCGCAATCCGACAGGCCGAACAGCACTTGGCGAAAGTCGATCCGATCATGAAGCGGCTGATCGCCAAGCACGGTCATTGTCCGCTGGCCGAGCGTGAGTTTCTGCCCTTTCACATGCTCGCCAACTCGATCATCAGCCAACAACTTTCCACCAAAGCCGCGGCGACGATCAAAGTGCGCGTCGGCGAACTCGTCGGCGTGCCGTTTGAAACGAGCAAAGTGCTTTCGGTTGCGACAGAGAGATTACGCGGCGCTGGACTCTCGCAGGCGAAGACGCGTTACATCCGCGAGCTGGCGGCACATGTGAATGATGGCAGGTTAGACTTCGACGGGATCGTCGCACTCGATGACGAAGCCGTGATCGAGAAGCTCGTCATTGTCCCCGGCATCGGCCGCTGGACCGCCGAGATGTTTTTGCTGTTCGGCCTCAAACGTTTGGATGTGCTCGCGCTGGGCGACGCCGGTTTGCAGCGTGCGGCGCGAAATCTTTACGGCAAAAAGCGGAAGTCGAAAACATTACTGCCGCGCGTCGCCGAAACTTGGCGGCCCTATCGGTCGATTGCGTCGTGGTATTTGTGGCGGTCGTTGGAAAATTAGCGTGAATTATTAATCGAGTTTACTCTGCGTGCCGCGTTTTCTTAGACCATGTTCCGATCACTTCATTCGACGTAGCGACTTTGCCATAGTGTTTCTTCACTAACGCAATCGATTCGTTGTGCGCTTGCGGCCCGTACGTCGTCGCGCAGCAGTCTTCGATCAGCGTGATGTAATAGTCGAGCATGAAGCCGACGGTGAGGGTGTGAAACACGCACATGCCGGTGCCGACGCCGGTGACGAGCAGGCTTTTGACGCCGCGGGCGCGGAGCAGCATGTCGAGATCGGTGCCGATGAAGGCGCTGTAGCGGTGTTTCGTGACGATCATTTCTCCAGGTCGTGGTTCTAACCCTTCGTGAAACTCCGCGCCCCAGCTGCCCTCGGCGCAGGCGAGTAGCTCGGGATTCTTAAACTCAGTCCATACCGGCGAGTTCGTCCACTGGTTCCCTGAGGTTCTGATGAAACAGATAGGGAAATTATTTGTCCGGGCTTGATTCACAAGGTTTAGCAGCCGAGGAATCATGTTCTCGACGAACGCCATGTCACGGCCGCGTTTGCAGGCGGCGCCGTCGCGGTGGCAGAAGTCGTTTTGCATGTCGACGACGATCAACATGCCATGCTTAGGATCGACCCGTTCTTCTAGTGAGAATGCCATGTTTCGATTGCCTACTCGTAAAGTTTCTTGATAAAGCCGCCGTCGTCCAGTTCTTTTACTAAACTGTTGTCGAAAAAGGTTTGTGGGTTGGCGTTGCGTGCTTTGGGATTATCCTTGCCATAGAAGTCGAGCAGCGTCGTCACGCCTTTCAACGATACGTACGGTGCGTTTTCAAAGTAGCCGGACGTATAGAGCGTGTGGGAGCGTTCCAGATATTTTGTTTGCGCTGGGGCGGTGCGCAACTTTTTCGCCAGCACGTCGATGCTCTCTTTGCGGTTTTTCTTGAAGTAGGCGATGGCTTCGACGTAGCCTTTCATGAAGCGCAACGCGATATCTCGATGGCTGCGCAGGTAGGCGCGCGTGGTGTCGATCATGCTGTGCAAATAATAAATGTCCATGTCGGCGAGATCGGCGAGCGTGCGATAGCCTTGGTCATCGGCGAAAAAGAACGTCGGCTCGGTGAGCACGGCGGCGTCGATGCCGCCTTTTTCCAGCACCGCCATCATCGCCGGCGACGAGCCGATTTGCAGCGTCTGCACGTCGTTGGGCGTCATGTTCCAGTTGCGCAGCATGATCAGCAGCACCAAGTGCGACGCCGCGCCCAGCCGCGTGATACCGATCTTTTTACCGCGCAGATCTTCGGTCCGTTTGATGTCGGCGCGGGCGACGACGCGTTGCACGCCCTTGTTGACGATGGAGCCGATCATGATCACATCGGCGCCGCCGAGCGTCGCGCTAATTACTCCACCGCCTCCACCGCCGAGAAATTGCACGTCGCCGGCGATCAATGAACTCACCCCGCCCGCCGAAGCGCCGCCGATCAGCACAACTTCACTTTCGATGCCGTATCTTTTGAACAGCCCTTTCTCCTCGGCGATCCACAAGGCAGCGTTAATTGGAGTGAACGAGCTGAGACCGACGCGGATGCGGTCAGCGCCGACGACTCTAGTGGTGTCGAGAATGCAACCGAGCCAAACTATGACAATACCGATTACGAGGAACCTCGATGCGGAAAACTTCATCTCGTCTCCTCTCGACCCAACGTGCGAACAAACGATCGCGTGGCAAATCGCGGCGTACGGGCTGGCCAACGCTGCATTCCCAGGATCGATCAGCCGGAATTCGAAGTCGTACTATTTCTTCCGATCCTCCGGCTTCACATACTTCACCGATGCGCCGCCTTTTTGCGAATGCAGATAGCCTTCGACATCGCTGAGTGGGTTGGTGTAATAGCGCAGGCGGTGTTGGACCAGGTCGTCGGCGCGCAGCGCCATGTCGAAGGGCAAGTCTTTTTGCATGTAGGCGGCGATCTTGGCGTTCTCCAGGGTCGCGCCGTTGCGGCTGGCGAGTTCCTTCGCCAGAACATCGACGTAGCTGTCTAAATCTTTTTCCGCCACGACATCGGAAACTAATCCAACGCGCTCAGCTTCAATACCCGTCAGATTTCTTCCGGTTAGTGAAATGTAAAAAGCTTTCTTGAACGGAATTCCCGCATGGAAGAGCGATGGCGTCGCCGTGGCGCCGTAGCTACCGCGGATGACTTCGGGCATGCCGAACTTCGCCGTGTCGGACGAGATTACCAAATCATGGCCGTTGATCATCGCCAGCCCACCACCCAAACACCAGCCGCGCACTTTGGCGACGGTGACTTGCGGTAGCCTGCGCATGATGTCGACGATCTCGGCGACGCCGCCGAAGCCGCGGGTGCGCCGGCGGTTATCTTGGCCGCGCATGTCGTAAAGATCGCGGCCCGACGAGTAGGAGTCGCCGGCGCCGGCAGTTACGATACAGCGAATCTTGTCGTTGTTGGCGAGTTCGCGCAGGGTGCCGGCGATTTCGCCGAGCAAAGCGACGCTCAAGGCGTTTTTCTTTTCTGGGCGATTGAAGGTCAGCCAGGCGATGCCGATGTTTTCGTCGATGTTGGCGTTAATCAATTTGAGGTCGGACATTTCGTGCTCCTTGTGAAAAATTCAAAATTGACGGTTAAAACCGGTAAAAGCTTTTGGCGTTGTCGGCAAGAATCTTTTGCTTGGTTTTATCCGAGATATCTTTGCGCTTGACCACTTGGCTGACGCTGTGCGGCCATTCCATGTCCCAGTGCGGGTAGTCGGACGCGTACATCATGCACTCGTCGCCGAACTGTTCGATGACCAACGCCAGCGCCGATTCTTCGCCTTCGCAGGTAAAGTAGCAGCGATGGTCTTTGATGTACTCGCTGGGCAGCATTTTTAACGGGTCCATTTCCGATTTGCGAATTAAATATTTTTCGTCGAAGCGTTCCATCCAGTAGGGCAGAAAACCGACGCCGGCTTCGAGGAAGCCGACTTTGAGTTTGGGAAAGCGGTCGAGGACACCGTTGGAAATGATCGAGACTAGCGACAACATCTGCTCGAAGGGATGCGAGGTCATGTGCACGCCGATGTATTTGTGAAAGCGCGTGTTGCCGACAGCGACTTGGGCGGTGGCGTGAAAACCGATGGGCACGCCGAGTTCTTGAGCGGCGGCGTAAATCGGATCGAACTGCGGCTGGCCCAAGTCCAACCCCTGCTGCACGTAGGTCGGCATCATCACACCGACGGCGCCTTTCTCGGTCACCGCGCGGCGCACTTCTTTGGCTGCTTCGGCGACGACCTGCGGCGCCACCACGGCGGCGTACTTGACGCGGTTGCCGGAATTTTTGCAAAAGTCATAGGCCCAGTCGTTATATGCTTTAGCTAACTCGACGGCGAGATCGAGTTCGCGCACTAGACCGATGGCCAGGGCGTTACTCGGATAGGCGACCGCGTCGCCGATCTTTTCCACGTCTAAATCCTTGCAGTACTCATCGGGATTGCCCGGCTTGCGACCGGTGGTGTCGTTCAAAAAGATATCCCAACCGAAGGAAGGAAAGTACGGCCCGCTACGCTGGCGAAACTTTTCCGGCAAGTATTGTTTATAGGCCGCGCCGTCTAGGTGATGGGCATCGGCGTCGATGATGGTGAATTCCACTGTCCAACCTCCGATAAAAATTTTCAACGTTTAGGGTTACGAGTTCCGGGTTTCGTGTTGAACCCGAAACTGAAAACTCGGAACTCGAAACGACTTTGATTAGTCCTGCAAGCCGTAGCGCTGGGCGATGTTCAGAAAGATCGAGCCGACCACGACGGTGCCGCAGGTGATGATCAAACTGAAGGCGGCGAGTTCGCCGACATGGCCGTTGTCCCACAGTTCCCAGATCGTCACGGCGACGACTTGAGAACCGGGCGAATACAGCAGCAAGGCGATGGATAGTTCTTTAAATGTGA
The Deltaproteobacteria bacterium genome window above contains:
- a CDS encoding type II toxin-antitoxin system prevent-host-death family antitoxin, with product MPRKKFSRAKILLKSKSAKFFTTTRSSFSVSREPRPTTVDKSAAFPSMECYEGTVMITIGIKQAKSHLAEYLLKVRAGERVVITERGKPIAEITKPRGTGNERLDAMVRDGEAFWSGGKPKGSKKRVKIKGRPISETVIEDRR
- a CDS encoding PIN domain-containing protein; this translates as MKLYLDTSALLKLYVEEDDSNFVEGAVQDAETTATSIVTYVEARAAFSRRRRDGSLTLADYHRVVLELDREWERYFVIPVTDSLVKSAGRLAETHAPRGYDAIHLASADFFQEKIREPATFGCWDSRLETAARRQGLQLLRSQMQ
- a CDS encoding cysteine hydrolase; translation: MAFSLEERVDPKHGMLIVVDMQNDFCHRDGAACKRGRDMAFVENMIPRLLNLVNQARTNNFPICFIRTSGNQWTNSPVWTEFKNPELLACAEGSWGAEFHEGLEPRPGEMIVTKHRYSAFIGTDLDMLLRARGVKSLLVTGVGTGMCVFHTLTVGFMLDYYITLIEDCCATTYGPQAHNESIALVKKHYGKVATSNEVIGTWSKKTRHAE
- a CDS encoding amidohydrolase; this translates as MKIFIGGWTVEFTIIDADAHHLDGAAYKQYLPEKFRQRSGPYFPSFGWDIFLNDTTGRKPGNPDEYCKDLDVEKIGDAVAYPSNALAIGLVRELDLAVELAKAYNDWAYDFCKNSGNRVKYAAVVAPQVVAEAAKEVRRAVTEKGAVGVMMPTYVQQGLDLGQPQFDPIYAAAQELGVPIGFHATAQVAVGNTRFHKYIGVHMTSHPFEQMLSLVSIISNGVLDRFPKLKVGFLEAGVGFLPYWMERFDEKYLIRKSEMDPLKMLPSEYIKDHRCYFTCEGEESALALVIEQFGDECMMYASDYPHWDMEWPHSVSQVVKRKDISDKTKQKILADNAKSFYRF
- a CDS encoding DNA-3-methyladenine glycosylase 2 family protein, producing MKRLIAKHGHCPLAEREFLPFHMLANSIISQQLSTKAAATIKVRVGELVGVPFETSKVLSVATERLRGAGLSQAKTRYIRELAAHVNDGRLDFDGIVALDDEAVIEKLVIVPGIGRWTAEMFLLFGLKRLDVLALGDAGLQRAARNLYGKKRKSKTLLPRVAETWRPYRSIASWYLWRSLEN
- a CDS encoding ABC transporter substrate-binding protein; this translates as MKFSASRFLVIGIVIVWLGCILDTTRVVGADRIRVGLSSFTPINAALWIAEEKGLFKRYGIESEVVLIGGASAGGVSSLIAGDVQFLGGGGGGVISATLGGADVIMIGSIVNKGVQRVVARADIKRTEDLRGKKIGITRLGAASHLVLLIMLRNWNMTPNDVQTLQIGSSPAMMAVLEKGGIDAAVLTEPTFFFADDQGYRTLADLADMDIYYLHSMIDTTRAYLRSHRDIALRFMKGYVEAIAYFKKNRKESIDVLAKKLRTAPAQTKYLERSHTLYTSGYFENAPYVSLKGVTTLLDFYGKDNPKARNANPQTFFDNSLVKELDDGGFIKKLYE
- a CDS encoding enoyl-CoA hydratase/isomerase family protein codes for the protein MSDLKLINANIDENIGIAWLTFNRPEKKNALSVALLGEIAGTLRELANNDKIRCIVTAGAGDSYSSGRDLYDMRGQDNRRRTRGFGGVAEIVDIMRRLPQVTVAKVRGWCLGGGLAMINGHDLVISSDTAKFGMPEVIRGSYGATATPSLFHAGIPFKKAFYISLTGRNLTGIEAERVGLVSDVVAEKDLDSYVDVLAKELASRNGATLENAKIAAYMQKDLPFDMALRADDLVQHRLRYYTNPLSDVEGYLHSQKGGASVKYVKPEDRKK